Proteins from a genomic interval of Benincasa hispida cultivar B227 chromosome 7, ASM972705v1, whole genome shotgun sequence:
- the LOC120081972 gene encoding uncharacterized protein LOC120081972, protein MAPLLLLQGEDLQKLARVIRNKEIDIVSNLPFQSEQEQAKYMREVGDNYHATIKLLDDADAIKQTFKDDETKSSIAHELYSYVEKAVNISLQAVKNYALRTNYLSKIGAHSEDIFEALKTLDPNNVTNVARLAKEANQYNESMQQIMLNHQSPASRNFSKWLKDSGTKFEDLVTRYQNKRGFTGLFKNLENEEKLLVYNDIIVASGRGSVIADTISIVSGVAGILFLILATGIMVWDIFTAEHVLQTATKDVMVTVATVGGAMVGQVVGAALPTLAGVEASSLFLMATAIIGSIVGAFVVGAFVGWLVDHIFSSGGHYPPSTDSQTCYVAPLPDGESIARQIYNQ, encoded by the exons ATGGCTCCTCTTTTGCTTCTTCAAGGTGAGGATCTACAAAAGCTCGCAAGAGTAATCCGAAACAAAGAGATCGATATAGTGAGCAATCTCCCTTTCCAATCCGAACAAGAACAAGCAAAATATATGAGGGAGGTGGGAGATAATTACCACGCAACCATAAAACTTTTGGACGATGCAGATGCCATCAAGCAAACGTTCAAAGACGACGAAACTAAATCTTCGATTGCTCATGAACTGTATTCTTATGTGGAAAAAGCTGTTAACATCTCGCTCCAAGCAGTGAAGAACTATGCACTTCGAACAAACTATCTGTCAAAGATTGGTGCGCACTCTGAAGACATTTTCGAAGCATTAAAAACCTTAGACCCAAACAATGTGACCAATGTAGCTCGTTTGGCCAAGGAGGCTAATCAATATAATGAGAGTATGCAACAGATCATGTTAAACCATCAGAGTCCTGCTTCACGCAATTTCTCCAAATGGCTAAAGGACAGTGGAACTAAGTTTGAAGACCTTGTCACAAG GTACCAAAACAAACGTGGTTTTACGGGACTATTCAAGAATttggaaaatgaagaaaagcTTCTG GTGTATAACGACATAATTGTAGCTTCTGGGCGAGGAAGTGTGATAGCGGACACAATATCAATTGTGTCTGGTGTAGCAGGCATTTTGTTTCTCATCCTTGCAACAGGAATAATGGTATGGGACATCTTTACCGCTGAACATGTTCTACAGACAGCAACAAAAGATGTAATGGTGACTGTTGCGACAGTGGGTGGGGCAATGGTCGGACAAGTTGTGGGAGCTGCTTTGCCAACTTTAGCTGGCGTTGAAGCTTCTTCTCTATTTTTGATGGCTACTGCAATTATAGGCAGCATTGTGGGAGCCTTTGTGGTAGGTGCCTTTGTTGGTTGGTTGGTTGATCATATCTTTAGCTCTGGAGGCCATTATCCTCCCAGCACTGATAGCCAGACTTGCTATGTCGCCCCATTGCCTGATGGTGAGTCGATTGCACGTCAAATATATAATCAGTAG